In Alosa alosa isolate M-15738 ecotype Scorff River chromosome 10, AALO_Geno_1.1, whole genome shotgun sequence, the genomic stretch tcatttgttctcctttttggagttgcgcttGGCATCTAAAGTCTTTGCTCGGAAgcagcatcgtttcacaaactatggacgcgaagacttcgcaatcaggaggaaatactctatatgttaagttgatctgtttgcatctttccagcgtgtgttgctggcctagcctagggaagaaaatatctgtccaagttataatagcctacctgtaatatctgccagcagcttgcttgccagcgtttcccagtaggctaggcctacttagcaaaagttgtgaaatataaccgcatattttttgaatgtcggtgactgctacataaaaaaaatatgcgTTCATAATATCGtcgtgcttgagatgaaaccagcagttttcagcaggatcatgcgagaaggacctgtctcttaattaatttaaaacaagtcaatggttttacaatgtttgtcaagctttggttggtttagatacaactggtttgcaaaatgtaaagtagtggattaactttaatttgctgtgcaaaaaactaacataaacagtcatatatatctttttgtcgtggtatagtcttaattttcatttagatgtcttgaaaagatcttaaaaagtctttaaatttgcacttggaaaatgtgcagataccctgagaaagaccgttggttagctagctcatttaaaatatcctaaactttttttgacccttttttttttgttgaaaaaTCGGAATCGAGAATCGTTAGGAACCGGAATCGAAATAAGAAATCGGAATTGGAATCGGAATCGTTCAAATTGAAACGACACCCAACCatagatatgatgctaacatgctgACATATACGGtcataccgtaatttcccaactattagccgcggcttaTATATTGATTTAACAAAATTTAtttagctatgaggttaatacacaggggcagttaaaGGGGAACTCgacaactatttcaacgtaataaacatgtttagaaatcatttggatggttaaatgacctgttgtgGTGAAAATggtaactttccccgctgcccctagcgtccccaggcagaaaaccaaccttgcaacattgagactaccgtcccggaaagagaagtgagaaacaagaaactcgttttaaatcgtgtttcttaccttgtaacatccacattgttcttccgaacttatgctaaccattTCGCTAgattgtaaacaaatccatgtgctttatcgttacctttttcctcagtttgaaatagcataaagcacaatttctccagcagagggtgaaatatagctaatcctgccaagtttccctttaatatggtattaatatgactttgtttcttttaacttgcataaaacactgtcctgcggcttatacacaatgtggctaatacacaggaaagtactgtatatgtgaacGACACTGACGCACATTAACAGAATCTCTGTGGTTGAACTGGTTGAACGtggttgaacacacacataaacagaatcTCTGTGGTTGAACTGGTTGAACGtggttgaacacacacatgaacagaatctcctcATGTTCTTCGCTTCGTTCAGATACAAgatcatttacataatgtccgtcgaAAATACTTGGAGGGCAGCAGTAGAACAGCCGGCTAAGTTCGGACTTCCAAATGTCCTTATGTTGTTCATATATACGGCCCAACCACttaacatccgcagaacctccggtcttacacgtaggTCTCAATGCAGCTTCTGTCTTCATATCCTCACCTCTACCCTTGTCTTTGAGTCAGGCTTCCTTTTGGCTGTGTACATACTCTGCTTTAaaacactcatctctctctctctctgatatataattttatttagtttatttCTTGGGCTCTATAAAATCTCTAaaatggctctctctctctctccctctctgtttctgcaGGTCTCCCCATGTCCGTGAGGTGCTGCCTGCGGCATCGCGGCGCCCCACCTCAGGAGTGGTCTGTCGCTGCCATTCGCAGCCCCTGATCcttcccccttcctcctccctctcctcctcctccccccctcccccctcccccctttcctcctcctcctctcccaccgtccctccccccccctttccccccACTCCCCACGCGACGCTGTGCTGGACGTCATGAGCATAGCAATCGCACTGGGAGTCACCACACCTGAGACACCCTACGCAGACATGGCCGCCGGATCAGAGTGAGTCGAGCGCCCGTCACATCCTGTCCCGTTCCTGCCTGCGCCACTCCAATCCTATCTaacccctgctgtgtgtgtgtgtgtgtgtgtgtgtgctctgcgtGCTCTGCCCTTCTTCCGATCAGCTCAGTGTTTCAGGGGCAAAGCCAAGCGGGGCCAGGCGACCAGTGAGGTCATTCTAGTGCATAGTATTCTACTCAGCCTGGGAGAAAAGACAGAGCAGAAACACCCTTCTCAAAAATGCTTAGATAACAATCAGTCTTATGTTAGGTTATCCAAGAGCACTTCTCCCTTATcacatacacgtgtgtgtgtgtgtgtgtgtgtgtgtgtgtgtgtgtgtgtttctgtgtgtgttgtgccctgTCCACCCTTATGTTTGGTTTGTCATGACTTGAGTGACTGTCAACTGTGGTGTTTATgcccttgctgtgtgtgtgtgtgtgtgaagggtgagTGAATGTCAGCTGTGGTGTTTATGCTCTTGCTGTGAAGGTGAGGGAGCGGCAGCGgacagggagagatggggaaacAGGAAATGGTGCCAGCAAGTTGGAGAGACGGGTAGAGGTGTTAGTCAGAGCGAGCGGAGCGGAGGCCATTTTGTTTTAGAGAGACAGCACTTAGAaactgccagagagagagaggaggggcctTGATTCCAGGTGCGAGTTCTGCATTCCTGAGTCCTCCAGGACTTCCTCTAAGGCCAAAGGTAAAGTTCCTGACTAGAGGCATTCAGGCACCACATGGCCACCCACATAGTTGAGTTCCTGGCTCTAAATGTCACAGAGGTCAACATGGGTTGTGCAAGTTCTTCTCCAAACAAGTAGCTGACCACTGTCTTGGGCGTAAACTCTGGCTCTAGAGGGCATTTGAACGTCAGCGGTATTCCAATACTGACTAAAAATCAGACATTAGTGACTAGCATATAGGCCAGGCTAGCCTGCTCTCATCTCCAGTTACCCTACATTTTAACTACACAAAGGTGAAATATCTGTAAGATTGACAGAATCCTTTCCAAATAATCATTCCCGTCACCAACGACCTGGTAGGACAGGGCAAAAGTGGAGTTGGATTCTATTTCTGCAAGAGGTTTCCCGAGAGCCAGGGAGCAGCGAGGTTGGGTCTGGCTGGATGTGGTTTCGTACAGCAGCTGTGTTCAGCAGAGTCTCTGCTCAAGGGGAAGGAGGAGTTGCATAACATCATGGCCGCAGACATTCCATTCACTCCCCTCTGATTCACTGTGCTCAGGCAGAATGCTGGCCCAGTGTCATGGGGCCCCCTTGTGCCTCTGAGTTGAACTGCGCTGTTTTTCAGAAAAAGTTACGTGACACTGGTGGGTGTAAGCAATACTGCTCAGTCACCATGGGGGAAACCATAAGGTCATCTGCATATTTACATGGTGCATGATTTTGTTCTCTTCTTTTAGTCATTTTGATTGAGGTAGAGACAGTATTAGCTTTTGATTATATAGAGACCTGTGAAAATGCCCTTGCAGACCCTGATGTCCTACAACTGTCACTTTAATCTTCACTCCTCATcaattgttgtgtttgtttataaccccccccccccctcctcctcctcccacagcCCTGAGTCAGTTGAAGCGAGCCCTGCAGTGAACCAAAAGAGTTACTCCAACCACAGCTGTGGCAACGTTCAGAACCATGGCTACCGCGGACTGCCCTATGCTGTGAGTACCGGCATGGTCCCACCCCACTCCTCCTCCGTGTAACTTTAACCAAACATTGCCATTGCCATGCCACGAATGCCTTTGGTTGTACCCCGATCGTGTCTGCTGAAAGACTCACTAGCCCTGTGCCTGACTTATGCCATACTCTAGCTTGTGcactttgaccttttgacctatGACCTTTGTAGCACTGATTTATAATGGTTCTGCCTCTGCGCTAGCCCTGTGCCACTgtgaatgactgaatgaatgacTGCTCAACAAAGCCGTGAATGcctttggtttattttttcattcCTTGTCGTTTCCTTCCCTTCCAActccccccaaccccactcttgtttttttgtttgtttttgttttttctttctgtttttttccctcttcctttttttctctcctctcctctctgtgcactcccgccctccctccatccctccatccatccctccatccctcccaccCAACCCAACCCTCCGTTCCCGCGTTCCCCTGAACACCATTGTTTGAAGATGCAACAGTCTTCCGTTGTGTGTTGTCAGGATCACAACTACGGagccccaccccctcccacccctcccGCCTCCCCACTCTCCCAGACCATCATCCCGCGGCTGGAGCTCAATGGCGTGGCTCGCGGCCGCTACCAGTCCCCTCACGCCCACGCCCACTCCCACGCCCACCCCCGACCTGACCAGGAGCACTCGGCCGACAGCGAGACCTCgtccgaggaggaggaggaggaaggtagCGTGCCCAGCGCCTGGTGCCACTGCAGCCTGACGCAAGATGGCTTCCTCATCAAGTGCGAGAGCTGCAGGTGGGTCACTCCCGTTATTGATCCAGGGCCCCGGTCTCTGATTATCAAAACTGAAGTCCTTAGCCACGTGCTTGAGTTCAAATGGATCAGGCCATTGAAGATTTTTAAAGTCAATAATTGTATGTAACGGCCTCAAAGTTTCCGATAACTTCAAGCATAGTGATTTTCCTAATAAAGCGTGGCCTAAAAAAGCATGGACTGGAGAGGAAAGCAGTGTAGTGGTATTGATAATGGGTCGGTTTTTTGTACATGGATAAAGATATGACATAATGTTTTGGACTTGTGTTGATGGATCCCTCAGTCTCCATCCCCATGTCGTTGATCTGGTGTTCCTCTCTCGGCTGTAATAACACACTGATTGTGTTTTGCAGGGGTCTAGAGAGGAGGAAAGCATTAGACGGACAGCGCAGGAAAGCAGAGAATGTGTCCGGTAAGATGACAAATGACCTTCCTCTTAGACACACAGGGCTGGTTTCATAAACATGGATTAAGATTACGAAAACTTCAACGAAAAACGAAATTTCTACGAAAATCTTCATTGAAAAAAActtttagtctaggactagGCAAATCTGAAAAAGACGTTTctgacccgtgtgtgtgtgtgtgtgtgtgtgtgtgtgtgtgtgtaggtggggagAGTAGTGGCACGGAGAGTGGGGACGAGGAAGTGTCGCCCTCCACGGTGTCGTACACGGCCACTCAGCACACACCCACCAGCATCACGCTCACGGTCAACCGCGTCAAGCGAAGCAAGgccaagaagaggaagaagagcacGGACAAGAGCCGCACCACACCCAAAGCCAAGAAGATTAAGGTGCACAGCTCCCACTCACCCATGCGCACAgcaactcacacacatgtatcgACTAGTAAGGTGAAGAGCCTATAGTCACGCACACGCATAGGCATCGATACAGCATGTATCCATTGGTATGTTTTGTAGCAGTATAAGCGTCATAATGTTATTAGTGAAGGCATTGCAACTGACCATGGCTGCCATGGTTCTGTTTCGTAGGCTTTCAGAGAGGGTTCCAGAAAATCCATGAGGATGAAGGTGAGCTTTCATTTCTCCTCACTCAAAATCTTTGGCACAGTTTGAGAACCTCTAACATTATTACTATTATGCTAATAGTACAATGTGGGTACAATATTGATTGtaactataaatatatatattataactattctaaacacacacacacacagagagagagagagacacatttgAAAACATCCTAAAAAGAATATATACTGAAACACTCACGGTCATCTGTTTCCTTTCAGAACTCCACGACGGAGGCGAATGCGCTGGACGAGAACACGGCGGAGGGCTGGGAGACGCGGATCCGCCAGTGGACAGACCAGTACGAGGAGGCCCTGGCCAACCAGTACAGCGCCGACGTGCAGacgctgctgcagctggccaAGCCCAGCTCGCCCGCCCCCTCACCCGACACCATCAATCGCACCGAGctggcctgcaacaacaccgtgCTCAGCTCCCAGATGCAGGTACGCCACCACACAGGCCTGGCTCTCAGCCTTATAGGATTAGCGCACTTATGTGGCCATGTAGCCACCAAATATGGATATATCTTGatatatagataaataaatagacagattcacatacacactatatatttatacatatatattgtgtgtgtatatttttttcTGACCTTTCTCGTGGACATGGAGGAGTCCGTTGCATATCATGTGAAGATATCTATTGATGTATTGATATAAAGATTGATGTATAAATATCATAATAAGCTTTAAGTAAATCCAAAATAAAGTAAAAGAAACCCACATGTGaaagtgtgtctctctctctctctctctctctctctctctctctctctctcgtcatgTGTCTTAGTTGCAGGTGGGCCGAGTGACGCGTGTACAGAAGCATCGGAAGATTCTACGGGCGGCACGGGACCTTGAGCCGGACACGCTAATCATCGAGTACCGTGGCAAGGTCATGCTGAAGCAGCAGTTCGAGGTCAACGGGCATTTCTTCAAAAAGTACGAACCCacctccatctgtgtgtgtgtgtgagatgtgtgctTTTGTGCACAATTATGTCATCTTtgattgtgtctgtgtaatGTGTTCTTTTGAAGACAATTATGTAATCTTTTATGGTAAGTGTTTGGTTTCTTATGCACATACCGGACTAAACCCAACCCCTGTCCTTCCCAACAGGCCCTACCCATTTGTCCTGTTCTACTCCAAGTTCAATgatgtagagatgtgtgtggaCGCCCGCACCTTTGGGAACGACGCCCGCTTCATCAGGAGGTCCTGCACCCCCAACGCTGAGGTGGGTGGCAGTGTTTGTAGAATGCCTTCCTTCACAGCTCACACAGCGGGATgcgtgtagtgtagtgtaatgcTATCAACCAGTAGGGCTCTGCTACTTTATTTGTTAGTAATTCCAAAATCAGTGGTTCAGTTTCTAGGAAACATGCTTTACAGGACATGCTTTGAAAGATGGACAAAGTCTTGCGTTTCATGTGTACGGACCAAACATTAATCTCATTATCTCATAATCTCACCATTACTACATGGTGTGGCCGACTTTCAAATTAGGGCCCTTCAGTCTTCAGATGAATTAGAACTTGAATATGTGTGCTTGAAACTAGCATGTGAacattgctttctctctctctctccatcaggtACGGCACATGATCTCAGAAGGCATGATCCACCTCTGCATCTATGCCGTCTCTCAGATCACCAAGGACTCCGAAGTCACCATTGGCTTCGATTACGAGTTCAACAGCTGGTTAGTGACCTGTTCCGTCCACATTCACGTCCACTGCTCTTTAAGTGGAGTGGACTCTTTGTCTTCATCCATCAAATAAACTTCAATGGTCGACAAGTGTTTCACCTTTTAAGCAAAAGCCTGTAGGGATAAACGTCATGGATTAAACTCCACTTTACATTTGAACGTGCCAGATCTGTATGCATTGTAATGTATTGTACTGTACATTGTTAATCGTCATTAAGGACATTAGCAATCCCACAGCGCCTAGCTAATGAGAGCTTCTGGACACAAGCCTCCCATTTGACAGACTAATAATGACTTTGTCCCTTTCTCCCCCATTCTTATCTCTGCACCATCCCCTGCTGTAGTAATTACAAGGTGGACTGTGCTTGCCACAGGGGCAACCAGAACTGCCCGGTGCAGAAGCACAACCTGAGCCCGATGGACAGCCTGCCGTCGCAGCCGGCGTCCGGTCCAGCGCTGCCCGTCCTCCCCGGTGCCGAGACCCGCCGGAGACGAGCCCGGCGGAGAGAGCTGGAGGGGGGAGGAGCCCCCACGGCCGGCTCTGACGACAGCAACCAGCAGCCCAATGGAGACGCGCAGGACCGGGAGCATGGAGCCAGCgatgcagaggtgtgtgtgtgtgtatgtgtgtgtgtgtatggctgtgtgtgtgtgtgtgtgtggctgtgtgtgcgcgtgtggctgtggctgtgtgcgtgtggctgtgtgcgtgtggctgtgtgcgtgtggctgtgtgcgtgtggctgtgtgagtgtggctgtgtgagtgtggctgtgtgtgagtgcggctGGGCGGCTGGGTggatgtgcatgagtgtgtggagggatttgtgtgagtgttgttgggtgtgcgtgtgtgtggagtggtgtgtaaaagagacacacgcacatttTGTGCTGAGGGGGGCCTCCTGAGTTCGGTCTCAAGGTGCCAACTTGGGCACATAATTATTTCAGATGGTTAAATGGTTAATGTGTGTGCCCGTACTGTCAGGGGTAGTGGGTACACTGTGCATGAccagtgctgtgtgagtgatTCAGCCTATTGCATTGTGGGATACAGGATGGGCTGCTAGACGGAATGAAGcaggaagaaggagaagagggcGAACTGGACGACAACGGAGTCCTCATATCAAGCAGACGGGTATGCTACTggctcctcacctctctctctctctctctctctctctctctctctctctctctctctctctctctctctctctctctctctctctctctctctctctctctctcacacacacacacactgcaacacagacacgaatacattcacacacagtcatatgcATAAAAATACACAGTATTGTCAAATTGCAACATATGCTGATATGCTATTAGACCAAAACCTACAAACCTACTACTATTCAGTGATAATCAGgtccacacaaatacacacacacacacacacacacacacacctaacacattGAACTAATGgactcttctctctgtcctgcaGTCCCGGGAGGACCGCGCTGCACTTGAGACCATGGAGAGGCGGAGGCGGCGTGTGGTCCAGGGGGCCGCCGATGAGCCCAAGCAGGAGCCCGGCGCcccagaggagggagaggtgaCGGGCCTGTCTCCCGCCGGCCCAAACCCCACGTCCAGCGCGGGAACCTCAGGGGGAGTCAGCACGCGACGCACCTCCTACGCAACGGTGAGCCAACAAGCACCACCGCTGTCGTGTGTCTTCTGAATTTCAGCTATGagtagtgacacacacacacacacacacacacagagagaagcagTGAATATACTGGGAGCACATACAGGCACAAGGGGTCATAGGCGAACACAcaaagtcaacacacacacacacacacacactcaccagtgcTGTTGTGAAAAGCTGTACTTTTAGTGAATGTTGAGCAAATGTTCTCTTttcctatctctttctctttccactcCGGTCAAATGTCCTGTCTGTTGCATTCATAGAACATTGGTAATTATATTTGATCATGGTTTCTGACGTCTCCACTCGTTcgttatctctccctctccttccttctcactCCTGCGTCCAGGAGGCCCCGGTAGAGACGGACAGTAAACCCGTGACCGCGGCGCCAGCCACCCCCAAGCCCCCTCCGGCACGCTCCTCCAAGCCGCGGCCCAAGAGCCGCATCTCGCGCTACCGCTCCGGCTCGGCCCAGCGGGCGCGGCGCCAACGCCAGGCACTGGCACAGCAGGCGGCGGAGGGCGCCGGAGGGGAGGACGGAGCGCCCGGGGCCTCTCAGGGCGACCTGGGCCAGGGCGAGGGGGCGCTCGGAGCAGGACAGGCGCAGGACGGTGATGGCTACGGGGGAGCGGGCTCTGGAGCCCTGGGCAACAAGGCCAACCTGCGCTACCCCAAAACAAAGAAGGTGAGAGTATGGACATGCTAAAGATTCAGGAAGGGTCATACGTCCAGCATACACATTTATCATAGGTCATCCTTCACCCTCACAATTATATATACATTCAATTAAAAGAATGGTGATGCATTATGTTTACTTATTTAAAGGGACAATGCACATTAATTACCATGCTCACTTTACACAAGTCCTTTATGTAAATGTGCCTGATTTGGCCATATGAAGCGCAGCTCCAATCTACCTGTACCTCCTCTCACTTGTGGATATAGTTAGCATTTCGCTTTGCACAAGTTTCCTTTGACTTAATTATTAGCTCTCTTGACCTTTAACCTCTTCCCCCCCTCCATCCCGCTCAGTACCTGGTGACCGAGTGGCTCAACGACAAGATCCCGGAGCGGGCGGAGCCGGAGGCGGAGCGTCCGCTGCGCATCACGACAGACCCGACGGTGCTGGCCACCACGCTGAACATGCTGCCGGGCCTTAGCCACGCCTCGCTCATCTGCACCGCCCCCAAGCACTATGTGCGCTTCGGCTCGCCCTTCACCCCCGAGCGCCGACGCAGGCCCCTGGCCGTCGACGCCTCCTACGGCTCCTGCaaaaaggtcagaggtcatccGTTGTTCAGGCCGTCCAATCGGTGGGGACGAGGTGGGGGGGACACAGGCGAGGGGTTTCTAATAAATGTCTCACAATAGGGCAGACAGAACAACCGTTGTCAACTTAAAGCTTACTTTTTTTTGCCCAATGGGcttttagtcagatttttttagtcaAATTCAGCCGATTTCCCCTCACATTAATTTAGCTGTTCTGTAGCTGTGTATATGCTCAAAATAGAGTGGTAGGAAActattatagaccctttcaacaaggtaaacaaaaacaatgcctgaacattctatttgggccccaatctacttcctctgcattaagataacatatggaatgttaaaaaggaagtcttgtggggccaactatgatgctgataatggaactctcttgaaagggtccatagccaAACAACAGAATTTGTCATTTAACTTCCTAGCAGATTTTATACTCAGTAAATGCTCTTTAACTTATTTAAATTGATTGCATGGCTATGGCGTGGTCTGGCTCATATCATTTTTCTAACTTTGgcgtgtatggtgtgtgtgtgtgtgtgtgtctgcgtgtctgcaGAGGTGGATAAAGCAGGCCCTGGACGAGAGCAAGTCCTCCTTGTCCCCGGAGGATAGCGGCGTCTCCAGCTCTTCAAACCAAAGTAACGGCAGCTCCTACCACCCTTTTAAAGCCGGTatctacacacatctacacacctCTCAAAGCCATTCTGCTCAGACATTACAttcttgctgctgctgccgccctTCTACCCTGAAAGGGACTGCTCTTGATAGCAAATCTCTttgagttgttttgtttttattcataTGTGGCAGGTTgttagatgatgatgatgatgataggaCATACATATGACTGACAGTTGTGtaagatgatgatgatttaaaaaaaaaatctctccctTCCTGTCACTGCAGAGTTGAGTGCGCCCTTCAAGAAACGAAAGTCCAAGCATGCGCACGAGATGTTGAGTTCGCCCCCCGACAGCAGTGCGTCCGGCAGTGACCTGTTGCTACGGCCGCTGTCGCCCATTACGCCACCGCCACCCTCGGACCCTGGGCACTCGCTGCGGCCAGCCCTCAGCACATCCTGCGCCCTGTACCTGGGTGCCGAGGACGAGCAGCAGAACGGCGCCACCATGCCCTACTCGCCCCTCACCTCGCTGCCCACCAGCCGCTGCAACACGCCGCTGCAGTTTGAGGTAGGACACAacacactcgtacacacacacacacacacacacacacacacacacacacacacagaaacgtgcacacacatatactcactcaCAGaaacgcgcacatgcacacacatacgcacgcacacatctgtgcacactcacgcactcgcacacacacagtgccaacatgtcaaggcattttattatagCATGCATGCAAAACAGCACACCTTAAACATGCCGTATTTAAGTGTGAGCAGCAGTGAATGTGATTAGTGTTCATATTTTCAATTCTTTGCCTCCAGAACATCTCATCCCCAGAGGCTTCCCCAGTACACCGGCCAGAATCTCTGTCTCCAgaggtgagtgtctgtgtgtgtgtgtggggcggcaTGTCTTACCACAGGGAATACACATTCTGTCCAGAGAGGAGcagctgtgtgtatctgtgggtGTGTTTAAGAGTCTTGCTTTTGGAAAATACAGGGAGCACAGATGTTTGGcttataaaaatgtaaatgtgattGCTGTCCTGATGTAACCTAGCGTGTTTGTGGGAGAGAGTTATAAGCATGCTTAGCAACTGAAACACTGTGTTCTCTCTGCCTGTTCCCCCTTATGTTCAGCCTTGCCTGCGGTCGGACTTTGACTCCATTCGCAACGCTACCTTTCCTGACCTTTCCATGACCTCCAGCTTGGACAGTCCTGTCCCGGTGCCCGAGGACTTCCCCGCCGTCTCCCCCTCACCCCTTAGTCTCTCCGGTGGAGGGACCCCCCTCACCCCGGTGTCCACGTCCGCCCCAGGCGACTCCTCAACGGGCACGCGGTCGGGCGAGTCCCAGGCTCGAGAGCAGGCATTCAGGACAGAGTTCAATCTCATCTACGCGTGCTCTCCCCTCAACGCCAACCTAGGGGAGGGCCTTGGCCCCCGCGGCCCCCTGACGGACAGGCGGCACTCCCAGTCGGAGGGCAGCTTCTCACCTGCGGAGTCCTACTTCGGCGCCGTGAGTGGCCAGGGGCTACTCTCGGAGACG encodes the following:
- the setd5 gene encoding histone-lysine N-methyltransferase SETD5 isoform X1, which encodes MSIAIALGVTTPETPYADMAAGSDPESVEASPAVNQKSYSNHSCGNVQNHGYRGLPYAMQQSSVVCCQDHNYGAPPPPTPPASPLSQTIIPRLELNGVARGRYQSPHAHAHSHAHPRPDQEHSADSETSSEEEEEEGSVPSAWCHCSLTQDGFLIKCESCRGLERRKALDGQRRKAENVSGGESSGTESGDEEVSPSTVSYTATQHTPTSITLTVNRVKRSKAKKRKKSTDKSRTTPKAKKIKAFREGSRKSMRMKNSTTEANALDENTAEGWETRIRQWTDQYEEALANQYSADVQTLLQLAKPSSPAPSPDTINRTELACNNTVLSSQMQLQVGRVTRVQKHRKILRAARDLEPDTLIIEYRGKVMLKQQFEVNGHFFKKPYPFVLFYSKFNDVEMCVDARTFGNDARFIRRSCTPNAEVRHMISEGMIHLCIYAVSQITKDSEVTIGFDYEFNSCNYKVDCACHRGNQNCPVQKHNLSPMDSLPSQPASGPALPVLPGAETRRRRARRRELEGGGAPTAGSDDSNQQPNGDAQDREHGASDAEDGLLDGMKQEEGEEGELDDNGVLISSRRSREDRAALETMERRRRRVVQGAADEPKQEPGAPEEGEVTGLSPAGPNPTSSAGTSGGVSTRRTSYATEAPVETDSKPVTAAPATPKPPPARSSKPRPKSRISRYRSGSAQRARRQRQALAQQAAEGAGGEDGAPGASQGDLGQGEGALGAGQAQDGDGYGGAGSGALGNKANLRYPKTKKYLVTEWLNDKIPERAEPEAERPLRITTDPTVLATTLNMLPGLSHASLICTAPKHYVRFGSPFTPERRRRPLAVDASYGSCKKRWIKQALDESKSSLSPEDSGVSSSSNQSNGSSYHPFKAELSAPFKKRKSKHAHEMLSSPPDSSASGSDLLLRPLSPITPPPPSDPGHSLRPALSTSCALYLGAEDEQQNGATMPYSPLTSLPTSRCNTPLQFENISSPEASPVHRPESLSPEPCLRSDFDSIRNATFPDLSMTSSLDSPVPVPEDFPAVSPSPLSLSGGGTPLTPVSTSAPGDSSTGTRSGESQAREQAFRTEFNLIYACSPLNANLGEGLGPRGPLTDRRHSQSEGSFSPAESYFGAVSGQGLLSETGAGSLSPYPEPHYGGGYPDSGTPPHPSNPPQKKKRGNVITVSQLPGCQPGYQALAVRGHCKPMQNMVSLLEYRKRKQGTRDTESVGSMGTPTRPSSLCPSTESPGGPRSLLQPPTSPHSSFSSPAHQAFPQIEEVSPPDLSSSSGSSAGSGPRLQEGISWIVPTTVERLREGQGVLERVLRGNLKMERALKRTDPGDHGNSRDKDADSVETDRYDLTTASPLRSPHPYSPSVYQHQPHLSEPHVTSDSSASPFRSSYSPSPSYPRPLAQDHAPQPTQSTPPTSASSSSSSSSSISSLDSSVSGTSRPVGGAVQDASYPSSSHLKASLLNSGLLSASSSPPVPRSQSHSKTDISVGGAGCGGSGLLTGSAASHASRLAQQGSGSGRGIQANSRLLSAPSSQHYPPRGAPLNQFQHPPLQGSGVRTQTGSY